GATCGCCCGTCGGGTGCCTGAGCCAGGTTCCCGCATAATAAATGGCTCCTCGGCCAGACGGGGGAGGGGAATGTGGGACTCCTTCGCCAAGGGATGATTGCTTGCCGCCATCACCACCAGGGGATTTTCCAGAAACGGACGACAACTGATATCCTGATTTTCTGGAGGTTGACTGAGAATATAAAGGTCGTCCTGATTGGCCGTCAACCGATCCAATAGTTGATCATGGTTGGTGACGGTCAGGGAGACATCAATTCCTGGATAGCGCTGGCAAAAAGGCCCAAGCAGGCGAGGAATTACATACTTAGCAGTGGTGACCACGGTCAGACGCAGATTACCCTGTTTCAACCCCTTCATGTCGGCGATCGTCATCTCAAATTGAGAGATTTGCTCAAATAGCTGCTGACAGGTGGTAGAAAGCTCTCGACCCGCCTCTGTGAGATAAAGCCGTCGCCCGACTTGCTCAAACAGGGGTAACCCTACGGTCTTGGTCAATTGCTTAATCTGCATCGAAACCGTTGGCTGTGTCAAGAACAGCTCTTCTGCTGCACGGGTGAAGCTACTGTGACGGGCAGCGGCTTCAAAGACTTTGAGTTGATGTAGGGTTGCCTGCCTCACGGGTGATCACTCCCAGAACCGATTGTTTATAGACTTGATACTATCAAGAATTAGTTATTCATTGCAATTAGTCTATGAATTTTCCATCCAGAATCAACGGGTCGGACTACCCCTGCTGTACCGCCAGTAACTGGGAGGTCAGGAAGCGATCCATCCAAGCTTCGAAGTAGGTTCGGTTAGCCTGCTGTTCCGTGGGTTGCTGGGTATTCAGGGGGTAGGGCATTAAGCCCAAAATGGTTGCGGTGGTGACACAGAACATGGATTTCTGAAAACTTATACAAATTTTCACCCGCAGATCGTCCTCACCGCGAGGTTGCTGCAAATACAGGTCATGTAAATAATCGGGCAGATAGTGGCGCATATCCTGCATCAACAGGGTAGGCGGAATTCCGGCACCACCGATGGGAAGGGGGTCCGCATACAATGCTCCGTAAGCAAAGCGACTCTGATCGGGGGAAATTTGATTGGCTTGGGCATTGTAGGAAACGGTGCCAAAGAATGGGGTGCCGCGAAAGAAGATGCTCTCAACATAGGGAACCCCAACATCCATCAAGAAGGTCAGATCGGCTGCAGCGGGGATAATCTCATAGGGTTGTTCCCTCACCCTCACGGTGTAGGTGATCGGTTGGCTAGCAGCGGCAACCAGTCCATCCAGAATATGCTGGACGATCTGGGGAATGGATTGAATTTCGCCGCCATCATAGCGATCGGAGAGGGTGAGAAACAGTGGGCTCATCACCTGCCAAAATTGTCCGAGGGCACTGTAATAAACCAGCTGCCGCACCTGTTCCAGTAAAAAATTAGGGAAGAGTTGATGGAGGCTACGGATCGGCCAATTGTGCCGAATCTTAGCGGCGATCGCCCGCCGTGCTGCCTGCTCAAATTCGGGGGTATTTAGATAGGCATCAAGACGGCCACCGCCATGCCAGAGCATGACCTTCATGGCATACTCAGCATACTCAAAGTTAATCCGGTCATGGCACCAGTGACGCCACAACCGCCCCAGGGAGACCTGGCCATTGAAATACTTAAAGAAGGGAAACAGCACCAGGAACTGGTGATCAGCAATATAGATCAGGTTGCGGTAGTAGGCGTCTAGGACAACCCCATAGCTTTTGAGAATGCCCACGACTTCGGTGACATTTTCAGGCGTATCGGGGAGGAGAGCCTGTCCGGCTTGCAACCGCTCCACAAACGCAGCCAGGGGATGGGTTGATTTTTTGAGGAACATGGAGCTCATGGCCGAGTTTCAGTAGAATCAGGGTGGGCAGCCAGGGAGAGGCTGGACACCAGAGCGGTGGGGACACGATCAAGAAACCAAGCTGCGATGGAAGTCTCACTCCAGCGGACGACCCAAGCTGGCTGCATCCCCAACAGCACAATCAGCACCCCTAAAATCAATGCCGGGAAGCGATCTCGCCATTCCACCTTGGGCAAGTTGGCAAAAGCAGCCGTGAGGCGACCAAAAAACGGTGCGGTTCACCAACAACAGAAAGTACACCGCCGTCAGTCCCGTCCCAATCATCGACAGCAGGGTTTGGGTAGGGAAGGCAGCAAAACTGCCTCGAAAGATCAAAAATTCGGCGACAAACCCGCAGAGACCGGGAATTCCAGCGCTCGCCATCACCCCCACAATCATCAGACTGCCAATCACAGGCAAGCCTCGCTCCGGGTTCAGGAGTCCCCGCAGCACATCTAAGTCGCGACTCCCAGTTTTTTTAATACACCACACCCACCAGCAGAAACCAGCTGGGCAGAGATCAGGCCGTGGCTGACCATTTGCATCATCGCCCCTAAAATACTCAGGGGCGCAGCGGCAGCCAGTGCCAACAGTACATAGCCCATGTGACCGATGGAACTATAGGCAACCATCTTCTTCATGTCCGTCTGGGCGATCGCCGTCAGCGACCCATACAGCACACTCGCCACCGCCCACCCGGCCAACCAGGGGGAGAACAGTGTCCAAGCCTCGGGGAACAGTCCCCACCCAAACCGTAACAGACCATAGGTGCCTAACTTCAGCAACACCCCTGCCAGGAGCACCGAGATGGGTGTTGAGGCTTCCACATGGGCATCGGGCAGCCAGGTGTGGAAGGGGATCAGGGGGATCTTAATTCCGAAACCTATCAGCAAAGCAGCCAGCAGCCAGCATTGGGTCCCCAGGGGCAGGGACTGGTTTTGCAAGAGTGCGTAAGCAAAGCTATCGGTTCCACTCACCCACACTAACCCTAGGAAAGCTGCCAAGATTAGCATTCCCGAAACCGAAGTGTAGATCAAGAACTTGGTGGCGGCGTAACCCCGGCGCGCCCCCCCCGAAATGGCAATTAGCAGGTACAGGGGAATCAGTTCTAGCTCGTAGAACAGGAAAAACAACAGCAAATTTTGCGCCAGGAAGGCTCCCGCCACTCCAGTTGACAGCAATAGGATCAGGGCATAGTAAAAGCGGGGGCGCGGCAAACTGCGATCGCCACTGTAGATCGCCACCCAGGTGAGTAAACTATTCAAGGCCACTAGGGGAAAGGACAGCCCATCGATCCCAATTTGATAATCTAATCCCAGGGAGTCCAGCCAGGGAATTTGTTCCAGGAATTGCAGCCCCCCCTGAGTGAAATCAAACTGATACCCAATTACCCCCGTCCAGAGGGCAACAGCCCCGGTGACCATCAAGGCAATCCATCGGGATGTTTGGGGATTTAGGGGCGTGGGCCAACAACAAATCAGCAGCACCCCGAGAAGGGGTATCCAAATTAAAGCACTGAGCATCATCCTGTCTCCTG
This region of Neosynechococcus sphagnicola sy1 genomic DNA includes:
- a CDS encoding CO2 hydration protein: MFLKKSTHPLAAFVERLQAGQALLPDTPENVTEVVGILKSYGVVLDAYYRNLIYIADHQFLVLFPFFKYFNGQVSLGRLWRHWCHDRINFEYAEYAMKVMLWHGGGRLDAYLNTPEFEQAARRAIAAKIRHNWPIRSLHQLFPNFLLEQVRQLVYYSALGQFWQVMSPLFLTLSDRYDGGEIQSIPQIVQHILDGLVAAASQPITYTVRVREQPYEIIPAAADLTFLMDVGVPYVESIFFRGTPFFGTVSYNAQANQISPDQSRFAYGALYADPLPIGGAGIPPTLLMQDMRHYLPDYLHDLYLQQPRGEDDLRVKICISFQKSMFCVTTATILGLMPYPLNTQQPTEQQANRTYFEAWMDRFLTSQLLAVQQG
- a CDS encoding proton-conducting transporter membrane subunit, encoding MWCIKKTGSRDLDVLRGLLNPERGLPVIGSLMIVGVMASAGIPGLCGFVAEFLIFRGSFAAFPTQTLLSMIGTGLTAVYFLLLVNRTVFWSPHGCFCQLAQGGMARSLPGIDFRGADCAVGDAASLGRPLE
- a CDS encoding NADH-quinone oxidoreductase subunit M is translated as MMLSALIWIPLLGVLLICCWPTPLNPQTSRWIALMVTGAVALWTGVIGYQFDFTQGGLQFLEQIPWLDSLGLDYQIGIDGLSFPLVALNSLLTWVAIYSGDRSLPRPRFYYALILLLSTGVAGAFLAQNLLLFFLFYELELIPLYLLIAISGGARRGYAATKFLIYTSVSGMLILAAFLGLVWVSGTDSFAYALLQNQSLPLGTQCWLLAALLIGFGIKIPLIPFHTWLPDAHVEASTPISVLLAGVLLKLGTYGLLRFGWGLFPEAWTLFSPWLAGWAVASVLYGSLTAIAQTDMKKMVAYSSIGHMGYVLLALAAAAPLSILGAMMQMVSHGLISAQLVSAGGCGVLKKLGVAT
- a CDS encoding LysR family transcriptional regulator, with the translated sequence MRQATLHQLKVFEAAARHSSFTRAAEELFLTQPTVSMQIKQLTKTVGLPLFEQVGRRLYLTEAGRELSTTCQQLFEQISQFEMTIADMKGLKQGNLRLTVVTTAKYVIPRLLGPFCQRYPGIDVSLTVTNHDQLLDRLTANQDDLYILSQPPENQDISCRPFLENPLVVMAASNHPLAKESHIPLPRLAEEPFIMREPGSGTRRAIQKLFDDQAIAIKVRLELGSNEAIKQAIAGNLGISVLSLHTLALEGASSEITILDVEGFPIQRHWYVIHPAGKQLSVVARTFFTYLLDEGKAIAEQTVLKLIQKPAA